TAACCTGAAAAAACATCTTCGCCGTTCCCACAGAGCTGACTCACATGTTTTGATTTCTAGACTGACACCTCAGACTACAGACTGTGGTGCTTGTAGGAAATACAGTTATTGGGATTAGTATCCTGAAATTATATTATGTCAATAATGCTTTAATAGAGAGTTATGTACTTTTTCTAAAGGGTTTTTCGGGGCATGTTCATGCCGCTCGCACCGATAATAAAACGAGTGAGGTGATTCCATGTGTGTAtagacaaacatttacaaacttTAAACTTGTGCCTTTAGATTATTGTTGAGGCTAACCACTGACTGATTTGCATATCTCTTCTTTGTAAATCTGAATCTGCTGTGCATGACCAATGTGGTATTTATTAACAATGGGagcactgtttgtttgttggggCTTAGGCGTCTCAGGGGAGTAGCCGTGGGTGACGCAGCACCTCTCCAACAGATACAGTTTGTGTCCTATAGGCAGCACAGCAGGCTACAAAAACCCTCAACAACTGCTATAAATTACAGGGCAGTCATGTCCCACATGAAATGTAGGTTAACCCCAAACCCCAAATCTAGCAAAATATCTGTTAGTAACAGCTtcaacacaaaataacagaaaagcaacaacaaTATCTAGCCATGATCAAAAACATATGCACTAATGTAACGTAAATGCAAAactttcttcctttttactGATGCCGAGCGTGATCTGAGGTGACCCCTTAATGCCCTCCATCTATTTTTCCATGCAGGCTTTCTTTGCATGCCCctactggggaaaaaaagctaaatagaTTATGAAGCGAGGGACGGATTGTACAGTAGGAAGTGAGCAAAATATGCGGCTTACAATGCAGTCTTGACTGAAAGCGGGTGAAGTGTGGGGACACCAGAGTGAGAGGGAAGTTGACAGTGTTTCCAGTGATATTCAAGATAAAGCCTGTGGGAAAACTCGGTGATTGTGCTACACTGAGGCTGCGGTTTGGCGAGAGTCGGAATCTAGCTACAGCAGGAAacaaagagtgtttttttctgagcaGCAGCGTCTTTCCTTCAATTGTTCCCAATGAGTAGAGAGCATATGCTgcctacaaaaaaaataaaaaaagggctgcagttttttttgtgcagccCCTCCGGGCGCTTTTCTAGTTAAAAACTCTCGACTTTTCCGAAAGGCGTTGGTGACGTCACTGTGGATGAAGCGCCCTGCAATCGATTTTCTATGGGTTAGGGGTTATATGGACACGCAGCCTTAAGAAAGCTGACAACTTCTGTGGACCATTTGAGGAGCAGATAGGATGAGAGAAGCAGAGCACTGACTGTGATGCATGGGCTTTGTTGGCAGGAGTTAATTGCAGCCAGAGACATTAAAAGTCACCTTCACAGAGACAATGAGGAAGAGCTTAACGTCTTCCAAATCAGGGCATTACTTGCCACTTAATTCACAGTTGTCTCCACGGAGCGGTCTGATTACATGCTGTAATCTCAGGCTCAACTTATAAAAAGTGAGTGAAAGAAGAAACATGAGGAATCTCTGACCATAGGGCATCTATTAACTAGGAACAGAATGTCGCGTCTATAAGAGCACCACCGCCTGGAAAAGCCGGAATCGTAATTAATCGCTGCTCAATCACAAATGAGAGCGGCTTCGCTGATAACAGCAACACTGGTCCTGTTAACTATATTAGTTGGAGCATCAGCTAAATCTTATCACAGTCATGTACCAATTTTATTCAAGGACATAACCACTTACTCATCCACATTTTGATAGATAGTGAGATCAATAAAACAGTAACTGCTGACTTAAGTATGGCCCGCCAAGTGGAGACTTATGCAACAAAGAAGCAGTCCTTCCTTATATTGTAGCGAAATGAAACAGTGTACAAGGGTGATAACGATTTTTTATGCACTTCTACGTTCTACTTTACACAGTCTATTAAAATGGATATAAACTTGAAAGAAAATGTACCTTTTTGGGCTTAACCGCGATCTCAGAGCTGAAGCTGGACTCGAGGGTTTCTTTGCTCTCCATTTCACCCTCTTTGCTCTCCGTATCGTCATCACTAACGATTGGTCCGTTTTCACAGATGGGCGTTTGGAAGTCGTCATCGGGAAGAGGTGGGTAGCTGTACTTGAAAGTGTCCTGGAACGTAGCCAGATAAGTTATATGAATACACGTAACATAATTCCACTGGAAGATAACAAAGTTCAAACTAGTAAtgattgcatctttttttaactgtctgaTACACATTAATTTCTGCACGATGTAAGGCTATTTTGGACCTTTTGAATATAACACATACAAAAATAGACATAATACATACCGTTCCACCCATGTGAGGAGGTAGGTATTCAACGCCTATGAATCCCTGGATCTCAGATCTGGATGCAAACTTGAGCTTGCTGATGGCCTCGGGACCCAACCATGACTTCACGATCTTCCATGCAGCTGAAATACAAACATTGAGCTCAAGATGTCAGAATCAGATTACAATTATTCATACAAAATAGTGATGACATTGAAGTTTGTAGGGACTGCTGAGAGAAGGCAGTCTCATTCTCACCATTCATGATCCAGGGCATTTCCACGATGATCATTTTggctgaaatgataaaaaaggtaaaagctTGTCCGTTAGAATTATGCCTAAAAAATGTATAGGTTTGACTTGAAAGTAGCTGTAAATCGCTATTAATGGACAAATGTAACATATGtgaatattgaaatatatttgttgtgCTTCTATAAAAACCTTTGTTACTTACATAAAAACTTTGGATAGTATACTTTGAAGCAATTAATGATGTACTTCACGAACTCCATGTCCTGAAACaagaggtaaaataaataacaaggaTTTAAAAAGCGAAACAACATACAGGGCTTCAACTAGAAACAGACACTTTAGGATTTTCAATAGGGTGAATGTTTGTTCATTCTTAACCGCCTCTAGATATGAAGTGACCCAATTAACCGAAAACAAAAATTAAGTCTCAAACTTCTCTGGTGACCCGCTCAATTCTCCTCAAATACTGTCTCAGAAAGACTTCAAGTTGTTACTTCAAGTTTTTGaacaataatacacatatattaAGTTATGAACCATTTGCAAAGACAATCAAATACATTGCTGTTATATGCTGTTTTGTCACCATTTGCATTACCTAGAGCAACATGAATCATTTCAAGGAAACAACCTTTCGAAAAGAAGTAAATCAAGAGAGATGGTTTACAGTAACGGCTTAagacttaaatacattttctccatttaaagaaattaaGGACTTCTGATCCAAAACAAAATCCTCTCTACGCTTAGGATAGCACAAGAATATCTAAATCTAATGCATATTATAAATctaattttaaaaaacacacatccacgTTCTGCcacactttaaatcactttCTAGGTGAATATGATGAATGttcattttactattttatgttaatCTTCAGAATAACAGCCGATACGTCAATAGATAAAGCCTCTACGCCCTGGCTAAGTTCTATAATTGGCTAGACGCCTCATTGCTATGCAGGAGACTCTCTTCCGAGCTTTAATGAGATCATACTGGCTGTAGCTCCTACAGTGGTTCAACAAGTTTGCTTTCCAAACTAATCTTCTAATCTACTCATTCCATATTTGTGTTGCATAGCTATTCATCATTTATGCCGTGCTTGTGCTGGTTTATTTGTTCTTAATTGAGACATTTCTCCAGGAGAGAGCCTAGCCAATGAAACACTCTCGCTGACAGAGAGCTCCGTCAAGGAGCTAACGCCTGCGACACAGTGAGTGTACGGATTAGACAGCCCACTCGAATTGACCAACCGGATTTAAAGGTTACTTTAATCTCAGAAGTGTAAAACCATTAAAGAGCATCAGTCCCTGCAAGACCAAAGCTCAAACAGCAAGACAAATTAAGATGCTCAAAAGCATTTCAATGACagtcacaaaaaataaatggtattttatttttttacataagagTAAAGCTTATCTAATAAAGAGGAAATGAAGATGCAATATAAGTTTTGCATTGGAGACCTGGATATTAATAACAGCAGATAATCAAAATTGAAGAGcatgacaaagaaataaagaagaagttTCTGACCTAGTTacttacataataaaaaaactttttgtttgAAACACCATCATGATGGACTTACTATATTACTGAGGCCAGACTCCGTCATGTCAAACACCACAGTGAGCGGCATCCCAGGTTCTTTCTTCGCATACCGCTCCAGCCAGAAGGCAATATACTTCTTCTTGTCCACGATCGTTTTTGTGTCCTTGACATGCAGCTTTACTTTGAACCAGActaaacaaagtaaacaaaaaaaataaagtattactttttacttagttttgtatttgtgtagaATTTCAGTGACGGGTACACACTTTCAATGGAACAGACATCTTGTCTAACAGTTGAAGAAAGGCTAAGTTGTAAGTGTATCACATTAAGGTCTACGGTCTGTAATAGAACATGTACGTACAGAGCTTGTTGCCCTCTTTGTCATAGCCGTGGAGGTAGACAGCACCGGTTTCAAACATCCATTTGGGAATTGTGCTCTCAGTGAGATCTGAAagacacaggcagacacacattACACTGGTGTTTGTTATGATATAAATATTAGCTATACAGAACAAGCAAAGGGCTATGATTGTTTGTAAGGTTCCTACAGATTTTCCAGACTATTTGAAACCTTAATTTAACTACTTAAGGCGCAACATGATTCAGttagacatttttatattttttatagtttcatAAAAATATTGAGCAAAGCCATTCCCAACGATTAGTCATCCCAAGCACAAAAGAGAACTAAAATTGGTTTACAGCAACTTTATATGAAACTTAATTTAGGTGAAACAGGACTGAACAGATGTAGAGCCTTCGTAGAAGGAGTCTCTCACTTACCattatttaatagttttatcAAACATGTCTGTTGAGGATACCAGCCCTCCTATAATCTGAGACTGCTTGagtttttcagaaaataatgtAACACACTCATCATCAGCCCTCTTCAATAGATTGCTAAACAAACTAACAACACTTGGCCTTGATGATATGGCCCCTGATTACCCTGGATACTAAGGACTTGAATAATTccaatttacaaaaaacaacagcttgaCAAATTGAATTTGCTGGAATAAAGGCTAACAAAGAACAACTCTGAGCAATTCCTCAGAAAACAGAATGAGTGGGGATTGTTCTCAGGGGAAGCCAATGCATGGTGATATGGCTGTTTAACACACAATGACGCTCTGTCTGGATTCCTCCCAGAGCGGCGAAAACATGACCACTGATCTGTCTCACCAGCTTGCAAACATCTAAATATGGAAATTTGAACATTTCTACCTTTACACAGGACTGGGTATTTAACttcaatatatttttggtaCTGATCACTGTGCCTTCATCAACAGCTATTCATATTTTTCCCCAAAACTGGTAATACGGGACTGGTTGGATTTATAgtgatttatttaatgatttaaaaatcaaatattgCCCAACTTTAGACAATTTTTTTGGCAAAGCTCTTAGACAacctttaatatttgtttttgttaaacgGAAAGAgggtttgtaaaaaaaaaaaaaaaaataaaaataaaaaaaaaaaagagagatttcaAAGCTTTGGTATTGGAATGGTCCTACTTTTAGCTGAAATGTCCCATATCATATTACAAGTCATGTATTCAGCAACACTTCTTACCATTCACACTATATTCTTTTCTCCACTGAAGACTTTCATCAATCATTTTCAAGGCATCATCGACAACATAAAGTCTCCACTCCAGGTAGCTCTCCACCAGAGCATCGTCCTCTTGAAGCCTTTCCACATCTTTGGAGTCATACCTATCTGTTGAATCTGTAAACAAAACGAAAGGCTGGAAATCACGTGACGCTCCGAAAACAAAGAGTTCAAGTACAAGGTGTCACTCTCAACCAAAACGACCACAATGTTAGACCTATGTGCTGTATTATTCAAAACTACTAACTAGCTGCATGTGGCAACACAGAGCTCACATTAGCTTGGTTAGTTAACGTTATCTGTTGGAGCTTATCGGCTCTGAGCATTTAGGTCATGATCTTATCAACACGAGTATAATTATAGCTCACTAGTTGACACTTAACCTGcacaatatttcagttttatgaccatgaacataaataaattaaaaagtaacTGTTCAGGGACAAACTTGTTGCCAGCTGCTGCATCATGTCTGTGTTACCTTGGAGGAACTCAGTCTTGAATCTCTGTCTCGTCTCCTCAATTTTCTTCTCCATGTCCTGTCAAAACACAGTTAATAAATGTAAGACACGTCTTCTGGTTTTCAAGACATTACTAAACGACTTACTAACGGTAGTGTTGTGGATACCTGCTCGGCTTCGTGTTGCTCAAGTTCGGCCATAGTCAACTCTCCCCAGGTTTCCGTCTCTGCTGTAGTTCCCTGTTGAGCTAGCTAGTCAGCTAGCGTTGAAGTGAGTGAGGAGAATCAGTGCGGGAGTGGGACACTGACGTCCAGTGGGCGCCATTTTGGCTCCGTCCGTAGCCACGCCCCTCCGCTGCACAGTTAGTTTGAACCGCTTACTGCAGCTTTAGTTCTAACAGGAAGACCAGAGGGAGTGTCGAGCTGTCCTCAAGATAACAAGAACAGCGTTTATGTCATCAGCATTTATTCAATTGATTCGTTTAAAAATGATTAGCGAGGCAAACACTGTAGCT
The Anoplopoma fimbria isolate UVic2021 breed Golden Eagle Sablefish chromosome 16, Afim_UVic_2022, whole genome shotgun sequence genome window above contains:
- the mospd2 gene encoding motile sperm domain-containing protein 2 — protein: MAELEQHEAEQDMEKKIEETRQRFKTEFLQDSTDRYDSKDVERLQEDDALVESYLEWRLYVVDDALKMIDESLQWRKEYSVNDLTESTIPKWMFETGAVYLHGYDKEGNKLFWFKVKLHVKDTKTIVDKKKYIAFWLERYAKKEPGMPLTVVFDMTESGLSNIDMEFVKYIINCFKVYYPKFLSKMIIVEMPWIMNAAWKIVKSWLGPEAISKLKFASRSEIQGFIGVEYLPPHMGGTDTFKYSYPPLPDDDFQTPICENGPIVSDDDTESKEGEMESKETLESSFSSEIAVKPKKVNFLEDSMRAEDNDKGDTSSRTKGARKPLTTFKGPLLDVSPAEELSFGSAETEKKCLIILSNVTKNQVAFKVRTTAPEKYRVKPSSSSCEPGASVEIVVSLHGGSQSSPQDRFLVMAAEMDNAGSQELAQFWKEVPKAKIMEHRLRCHVLESVKPTANPLRDGPVETGTSSQQEFNTALMRVMTCNARMEQKLNLCLWQQKVLIGLVLVLVVLNLLCLHLLSASPQPS